The following nucleotide sequence is from Candidatus Alcyoniella australis.
GTCGAACTGCATGAGCGCCCCCTGGCCTACCTGGATCTGCTCAGCGAACTTTCGGGCAATCTGCGCGCGCGCTGAGGTCCGCCTGCTTGACTGTCCCCACGGCGCAAGATAGCTTTTAAATCCCGCCCGCAATCCATTCGAGGTAAACCCCATGGACCCGACCTTCAACATTGATCCCGGACTTTTAGACAACGCAAACGAGTTCAGCGACCCGTTCTTCGAGCGCTTTACGTTGCGCAGCGCGCCGCAGCCGCTGAAGCTTAACGACGCGGTGTCCAAGGACTACAAGTTTCCCACGTTCTACGGCGACGTGACCTGCGCCATGGCCGTGTTCCTCTGCTCGTACCAGCGGGCCAAGGAGCTGCTGCCGCACCCCAAGATGGAGCCGGTGCGCATGCCGCGCGGCCGCGCGCTGGTGGCGTTTTCGAACTACGTCTACCGCAAGGTGCTCGGCGTGGCGCCCTACAACGAGATCGCAATGACGATCCCGATCCAGATCGCGCCGCGCATCAACGTGCCGCTGCTGCCCATGGTGCTCGACGTGTTTCCGCGCTTTGGCTACTACGTGTTCTCGATGCCCGTGACGTCGCTGGAAAACCAGATCCGCGGGCTCAAAATTTGGGGACTGCCCAAGGTCGTACAGCGCATCGACATTGACGATGAAAACGGCGACTGCGTAACCCGCGCGTTCGAGGAATCGGGCGACCAGTACTTTGAGCTGCGCGTGCCCAAGGCGGGCAAGCCCACCGGGTTCGACGTCTGCTCCAATCTCTACAGCAGGCTGGGCAACGAGCTGAAACAGTCGCGCACCTGCTTTAAAGCCCAGTTCAACGTGACCAAGCGCATGGACCTGCTGTTTAAGACCAACGTCGAGCCCGACCGCGAATACCTCAAGCTGGGCAACGGCCCGTCGGCCGAGGTGCTCAAGCGGCTCGAGCTCGAGCGTCAGCCGTTCCAACTGCGATACGCCGAGCGCATGAGCTCGTGCTTCGACCTGTCCAACGCCGACTACAAACCCCCGTTCGGCTTCGAGGATAAATAAGATGAAGATCGTCTTCTTCGGCTCCGGCGTAATCGGCGGCTGCGTGGCCGGCTGGATCACTCCCCACAACGCAGATACCTACGTGCTCGACCAGGGCGAAGTAGCCCAAGCGCTACGCGCGCGTGGCATTACGCTGTATCACGTCGACGACCGCAACCTGCTCTCGACCGTTAACCCGCAGGTGATCGACAGCCTCGAACAGGTGCCCGACGCCGACCTGGTGGTGCTCGGGGTCAAGAACTACAGCATCGAGTTTGCGGCCGAGCAGATTAAAAAAACCATGGGCGATCGGCCGATCATCATGGCGATGCAAAACGGCATCTATAACCAGCAGGTGCTGCCCAAGTACTTTTCCAAAGTCGTCTACTGCGTGATCTCCTTCAACGCCTGGGCCGACGAGCCGGGGCTGATCGGCTATCAGAAAAAGGGTCCGCTGATTTTGGGCACGCCGGACAATTCGCTGCGGCCCGAGATGGAGCGCATCGCCGAGATCTTCAATCGCGGCGTGGAGACCGTGGTCACCGATCACTTCAACGACGCGGCGCACTGCAAGCTGGTCATCAACCTCACCAACTCGCTGACCACGCTGATCGGCCACAAGCAGCAGCCGCTCTCGGACCCGGCGCTGTTCCAAAAGCTGCTCACCGGCATGATGTGGGAAGGCGTCGAGATTGTGCGCAGCGCGGGGATCAAGGAGTGCAAGCTCGGCGGCATGCCGCCGTGGCGCACGATGTGGGTCGGGGCCAAACTGCCGCGAATCATCACCAAGGGCATCTTCGAAAAAAACGTTAAAAAGATGGTGCTCAGCTCCATGGCCCAGGACGTGCTGCAACACCGCCGCGGCCAGTCCGAGCTCGAGACGATCAACGGCGAGATCCTCACAATCGCCCAGCGCATCGGCCATCCCGCGCCGTACAACCGCGCGATCTACGAGCTGTGCAAAACCGAGTTTGGCAAGCCCGAGTTCGTGCCGCTGGACGTGCGGCAGGTCTGGCAGGAAGTGCAAAAACGGCTGTAGGCGATGCGGATTAGGAGTAGATGATGCTCGCCGCCAAACACAGAGTCGTACTGTTGATTGTCGCGGGATTGCTGCTCCTCACGTGCTTCGCCTCGGCCCAGGAGCAGTCGGCGTATTTGCAGATCGAGCT
It contains:
- a CDS encoding acetoacetate decarboxylase family protein is translated as MDPTFNIDPGLLDNANEFSDPFFERFTLRSAPQPLKLNDAVSKDYKFPTFYGDVTCAMAVFLCSYQRAKELLPHPKMEPVRMPRGRALVAFSNYVYRKVLGVAPYNEIAMTIPIQIAPRINVPLLPMVLDVFPRFGYYVFSMPVTSLENQIRGLKIWGLPKVVQRIDIDDENGDCVTRAFEESGDQYFELRVPKAGKPTGFDVCSNLYSRLGNELKQSRTCFKAQFNVTKRMDLLFKTNVEPDREYLKLGNGPSAEVLKRLELERQPFQLRYAERMSSCFDLSNADYKPPFGFEDK
- a CDS encoding 2-dehydropantoate 2-reductase gives rise to the protein MKIVFFGSGVIGGCVAGWITPHNADTYVLDQGEVAQALRARGITLYHVDDRNLLSTVNPQVIDSLEQVPDADLVVLGVKNYSIEFAAEQIKKTMGDRPIIMAMQNGIYNQQVLPKYFSKVVYCVISFNAWADEPGLIGYQKKGPLILGTPDNSLRPEMERIAEIFNRGVETVVTDHFNDAAHCKLVINLTNSLTTLIGHKQQPLSDPALFQKLLTGMMWEGVEIVRSAGIKECKLGGMPPWRTMWVGAKLPRIITKGIFEKNVKKMVLSSMAQDVLQHRRGQSELETINGEILTIAQRIGHPAPYNRAIYELCKTEFGKPEFVPLDVRQVWQEVQKRL